A single region of the Streptomyces sp. NBC_00425 genome encodes:
- a CDS encoding serine hydrolase domain-containing protein, with amino-acid sequence MSEHTPQVHGHCDQRFAALRTAFEENFRERGELGAAVSVTVDGVTVADLWGGWADAARTRAWERDTLVNVWSTSKGPTALCAHILADRGLLDFDAPVAAYWPEFAAAGKERVLVRHLLSHRAGLSGLREPHSLDQLYDWELTTGRLAATEPWWEPGTRSGYHALTYGFLVGEVVRRVSGLLPGAFLEREVTGPLGVDFTIGLPEKESARAAELVHPAAVSSSEQAAVFSQLSPAAIAALTNPLAGAAEANSAAWRAAEIPAANGHGTARAVAALYGILACRGTYGGRRVLSPGAAERVREGQGSCRDLVLGAGFAHETEIGLGLWLSGPNGSYGPNPRAFGHDGFGGSCGLADPEAGVSLGYVMNRMGPHIADDPRKTALVDALYGAL; translated from the coding sequence ATGTCCGAGCACACGCCACAGGTTCACGGCCACTGCGACCAGCGGTTCGCGGCGCTGCGCACCGCCTTCGAGGAGAACTTCCGCGAGCGCGGCGAACTGGGCGCCGCGGTCAGCGTCACGGTCGACGGGGTGACGGTGGCCGACCTGTGGGGCGGCTGGGCGGACGCCGCCCGCACCCGCGCCTGGGAACGGGACACCCTGGTCAACGTCTGGTCCACCTCGAAGGGGCCGACGGCGCTGTGCGCGCACATCCTCGCCGACCGGGGTCTCCTCGACTTCGACGCGCCGGTGGCCGCCTACTGGCCGGAGTTCGCCGCCGCCGGCAAGGAGCGGGTCCTGGTGCGGCATCTGCTGTCCCACCGCGCGGGCCTCTCGGGGCTGCGCGAACCGCACTCGCTCGACCAGCTCTACGACTGGGAGCTGACCACCGGGCGTCTCGCCGCCACGGAGCCCTGGTGGGAGCCGGGCACCCGGTCCGGCTATCACGCGCTCACCTACGGATTCCTGGTCGGAGAGGTCGTGCGGCGGGTGTCGGGGCTGCTGCCGGGGGCCTTCCTGGAGCGTGAGGTGACCGGCCCGCTGGGCGTCGACTTCACGATCGGTCTGCCCGAGAAGGAGTCCGCCCGGGCCGCCGAACTGGTGCACCCGGCGGCCGTCTCGTCCAGTGAACAGGCGGCCGTCTTCAGCCAGTTGTCCCCCGCAGCCATCGCCGCGCTGACCAACCCGCTCGCGGGCGCGGCCGAGGCCAACTCGGCCGCGTGGCGAGCCGCGGAGATCCCGGCCGCCAACGGCCACGGCACCGCACGCGCGGTCGCCGCGCTCTACGGGATCCTCGCCTGCCGGGGCACGTACGGCGGCCGGCGCGTCCTGTCCCCCGGGGCCGCCGAGCGGGTGCGCGAGGGCCAGGGCAGCTGCCGGGACCTGGTGCTGGGGGCCGGTTTCGCGCACGAGACGGAGATCGGGCTGGGGCTCTGGCTCAGCGGCCCGAACGGCTCCTACGGACCCAACCCGCGCGCTTTCGGACACGACGGCTTCGGCGGCTCCTGCGGGCTCGCGGACCCCGAGGCCGGCGTCTCGCTCGGATACGTCATGAACCGCATGGGTCCGCACATCGCCGACGACCCGCGCAAGACGGCGCTGGTGGACGCCCTCTACGGCGCACTGTGA
- a CDS encoding class I SAM-dependent methyltransferase, whose protein sequence is MFSPEGPTLRELAVQALSSVEHGYDLLAPKFDHTPFRTPDSVLDAVAAALKETGPYEDGLDLCCGTGAGVDVLAAVCRSSVTGVDFSAGMLDEARRRAPTAGPRVSWVRADARALPFTARFDLVVSFGAFGHFLPRELPGLFAQVHTALRPGGRFAFPVLAPPPPSSPLYWALLGFDAAMRVRNALWRPPFVMYYRAFRLGEVRRELTRAGFRVELRALPGFGARGDGSPRVRLVEARRADPCGDGPDGVTRPPGA, encoded by the coding sequence ATGTTCAGCCCCGAAGGCCCCACGCTGCGCGAACTCGCCGTCCAGGCCCTGTCGTCCGTCGAGCACGGATACGACCTCCTCGCGCCGAAGTTCGACCACACGCCGTTCCGCACCCCGGACTCCGTCCTCGACGCGGTCGCCGCGGCGCTGAAGGAGACCGGCCCCTACGAGGACGGCCTCGACCTGTGCTGCGGCACGGGCGCCGGCGTGGACGTCCTGGCGGCGGTGTGCCGGTCCAGCGTGACCGGCGTCGACTTCAGCGCCGGCATGCTCGACGAGGCGCGCCGGCGGGCGCCGACTGCGGGCCCGAGGGTGTCCTGGGTGCGCGCGGACGCCCGCGCCCTGCCGTTCACGGCCCGCTTCGACCTCGTCGTCAGCTTCGGCGCGTTCGGCCACTTCCTGCCCCGGGAGCTGCCGGGCCTGTTCGCCCAGGTGCACACCGCGCTGCGGCCGGGCGGCCGCTTCGCGTTCCCGGTCCTCGCCCCGCCCCCGCCGTCCTCCCCGCTGTACTGGGCGCTCCTCGGCTTCGACGCCGCGATGCGGGTGCGCAACGCCCTGTGGCGGCCGCCGTTCGTGATGTACTACCGGGCCTTCCGGCTCGGCGAGGTGCGGCGCGAACTGACGCGGGCCGGATTCCGGGTGGAGCTGCGCGCCCTGCCCGGGTTCGGGGCCCGGGGCGACGGCAGCCCCCGGGTCCGTTTGGTCGAGGCGCGACGGGCGGACCCGTGCGGCGACGGCCCGGACGGGGTCACCCGGCCGCCGGGAGCGTGA
- a CDS encoding acetylxylan esterase gives MPLFDLSLEELRTYRSASTEPEDFDAFWSKTLQEAREHDLDAHFEPVDTGLTTVQVYDVTFAGFGGHPVKGWLTLPTGATQPLPLVVEFVGYGGGRGLPHEHLLWASTGRAHFVMDTRGQGSAWGGGGGTADPVGGGPSYPGFMTRGIDDPESYYYRRVFTDAVRAIEAARSHPLTDASRTVAVGGSQGGGIATAVGGLVSDLAGVAPDVPFLCDFPRAATLTDRHPYREIGLFLKTHRGRTQDALRTLSYFDGVHFAARGAAPALFSAALEDQTCPPSTVFAAFNAWAHDDKAIEVYDFNDHEGGGPFQQAAKLRWLRAYA, from the coding sequence ATGCCCCTGTTCGACCTGTCGCTCGAAGAGCTCCGCACGTACCGCAGCGCCTCCACCGAGCCGGAGGATTTCGACGCGTTCTGGTCCAAGACCCTCCAGGAAGCCCGCGAGCACGACCTGGACGCCCACTTCGAGCCGGTCGACACGGGCCTGACCACGGTGCAGGTGTACGACGTCACGTTCGCCGGGTTCGGCGGCCACCCGGTCAAGGGCTGGCTGACGCTGCCCACCGGAGCGACGCAACCGCTGCCGCTGGTCGTGGAGTTCGTCGGCTACGGCGGGGGGCGCGGTCTGCCGCACGAGCATCTTCTGTGGGCGTCGACGGGCCGCGCGCACTTCGTCATGGACACCCGCGGTCAGGGCAGCGCCTGGGGCGGCGGGGGCGGCACGGCGGACCCGGTGGGCGGCGGGCCCTCGTACCCCGGATTCATGACGCGGGGCATCGACGACCCGGAGAGCTACTACTACCGCCGGGTGTTCACGGACGCGGTGCGCGCGATCGAGGCGGCCCGCTCGCACCCGCTGACCGACGCCTCGCGGACCGTGGCGGTCGGCGGGAGCCAGGGCGGCGGCATCGCGACAGCCGTGGGCGGTCTGGTGTCCGACCTGGCGGGCGTCGCGCCGGACGTGCCGTTCCTCTGCGACTTCCCGCGGGCCGCTACTCTGACGGACCGTCACCCCTACCGCGAGATAGGCCTGTTCCTCAAGACGCACCGCGGCCGCACGCAGGACGCGCTGCGCACCCTGTCGTACTTCGACGGCGTGCACTTCGCCGCCCGCGGCGCGGCGCCCGCGCTGTTCTCGGCGGCCCTCGAGGACCAGACCTGCCCTCCCTCGACGGTGTTCGCCGCCTTCAACGCGTGGGCGCACGACGACAAGGCGATCGAGGTGTACGACTTCAACGACCACGAGGGCGGCGGCCCCTTCCAGCAGGCGGCCAAGCTGCGCTGGCTGCGCGCATACGCCTGA
- a CDS encoding GntR family transcriptional regulator, which produces MARTTPLVPPSAGDRPLYRRIAAELLGASGDIVVPGERLPSERRLAGRFGVSRETVRQALEVLRRDGLVETDRRGSRVAPREISPSGPPPGATAAGSPAFLAFPVGAPSAGEAPATARTAVSWEPPPPEHAEALGLAPDRPTLVHRYESADADGGGLRTAVTSFSAVAVAEVAELARCRDRAGASGAAQLGRAYDWMRRAGLTLHHRDCITHLEDAPSMRVTRRVHDQYARPLEITDLVVDTRREALVYAFTLPAAG; this is translated from the coding sequence ATGGCCCGCACCACCCCCCTTGTCCCCCCGTCCGCCGGCGACCGTCCCCTGTACCGGCGGATCGCGGCGGAGTTGCTCGGCGCGTCGGGCGACATCGTCGTGCCCGGCGAACGGCTGCCGAGCGAACGCCGGCTGGCCGGGCGCTTCGGCGTCAGCAGAGAGACCGTGCGGCAGGCGCTGGAGGTGCTGCGCCGCGACGGTCTGGTCGAGACCGACCGGCGGGGCAGCCGCGTCGCCCCACGGGAGATCTCGCCGAGCGGCCCGCCGCCGGGAGCGACCGCGGCCGGCTCCCCGGCGTTCCTCGCCTTCCCGGTGGGCGCGCCGTCCGCGGGCGAAGCCCCGGCGACGGCGCGGACGGCGGTCAGCTGGGAGCCGCCGCCGCCCGAACACGCCGAGGCCCTCGGACTCGCCCCGGACCGGCCGACGCTGGTCCACCGTTACGAGTCCGCCGACGCCGACGGCGGCGGTCTGCGCACGGCGGTCACGTCCTTCTCCGCGGTGGCCGTGGCGGAGGTGGCGGAGCTCGCCCGCTGCCGCGACCGCGCCGGCGCGAGCGGCGCCGCGCAGCTCGGGCGCGCCTACGACTGGATGCGCCGGGCGGGCCTGACCCTGCACCACCGGGACTGCATCACGCATCTCGAGGACGCGCCGTCGATGCGGGTGACCCGGCGGGTGCACGACCAGTACGCACGCCCGCTGGAGATCACCGACCTGGTGGTGGACACCCGGCGGGAGGCGCTGGTCTACGCGTTCACGCTCCCGGCGGCCGGGTGA